A part of Aegilops tauschii subsp. strangulata cultivar AL8/78 chromosome 2, Aet v6.0, whole genome shotgun sequence genomic DNA contains:
- the LOC109770931 gene encoding leucine-rich repeat receptor protein kinase MSP1, whose protein sequence is MIEKIEHHTSPKNIIAMGSRSICLLILLVIIIPSSVMSESSDIKSLFTLRHSIAEEKGFLRSWFDLETPPCSWLGITCSGRSVVAIDLSSMPLYVRFPSCIGAFESLVLLNLSGCGFTGELPDTLGNLQRLQYLELNDNQLIGNLPASLYTLKMLKEMVLDNNLLHGQLSPAIGQLQHLTKLSISGNSISGGIPTELGSLQNLEFLDLHMNSLNGSIPAAFRNLSQLLHLDLSQNNLSGLIFSGISSLVNLMSLDLSSNNFVGPIPREIGQLENLRLLILGQNAFTATIPEEIGNLKRLQVLLLPECKLTGTIPWSISGLVSLEEFDISENHFDAELPTSIGLLGNLTQLIAKNAGLRGSIPKELSNCKKITLINLSFNAFTGSIPEELAELETVISFFVEGNKLSGNIPDWIRNWNWANARSISVGQNLFSGPLPLLPLQHLLSFSAETNRLSGSVPAEMCQGNSLQTLILHDNNLTGSIEETFKGCTNLTELNLLGNHLHGEIPGYLAELPLVSLELSLNNFTGMLPDRLWESSTLLQISLSNNQITGQIPDSIGRLSSLQRLQIDNNYLEGPIPQSVGYLRNLTILSLHGNGLSGNIPIELFNCRNLATLDLSSNNLTGHIPRAISNLTLLNSLILSYNQLSGAIPAEICVGFENEVHPDSEFVQHNGLLDLSYNRLTGQIPAAIKKCSMLMVLNLQGNLLNGTIPSEFGELTNLTSINLSSNGLVGPMLPWSAPLVQLQGLILSNNHLNGTIPVEIGQVLPKISMLDLSGNVLTGSLPQSLLCNKYLNRLDVSNNNLSGKILFFCPMDGESSSSLLFFNSSSNHFSGTLDESISNFTQLSSLDIHNNSLTGSLPSALSDLSFLNYLDLSSNDFYGVIPCGICNIFGLTFANFSGNHIDMFSSSDCAAGGVCSTNGTGRRVAHPSHRVRRLGIICILSLAVIIVLVLLVFYLRHKLSRNSSLVIAPAGKAKATVEPTSSDELLGRKSREPLSINLATFQHSLLRVTADDILQATKNFSKEHIIGDGGFGTVYKAALPEGRRVAIKRLHGGHQFQGDREFLAEMETIGKVKHPNLVPLLGYCVCGDERFLIYEYMENGSLEIWLRNRADAVEALGWPDRLKICLGSAHGLAFLHEGFVPHIIHRDMKSSNILLDVNFEPRVSDGLARIISACETHVSTDIAGTFGYIPPEYGQTMKSSTKGDVYSFGVVMLELLTGRPPTGQEDLEGGGNLVGWVRWVIARGTRNELFDPCLPVSGVWREQMVRVLSIALDCTADEPWKRPSMVDVVKGLKMTQAMECGPLVVTVSRGGT, encoded by the exons ATGATTGAGAAG ATTGAACATCACACAAGTCCAAAGAACATAATAGCAATGGGATCTCGAAGCATCTGCCTTCTCATTCTTCTTGTGATCATCATCCCCAGCTCTGTCATGTCTGAATCAAGTGATATAAAAAGTTTGTTCACTCTGAGGCACTCAATTGCTGAAGAAAAAGGTTTCCTTCGCAGCTGGTTTGATTTAGAAACTCCCCCTTGCAGCTGGTTAGGTATAACCTGTTCGGGGCGTAGCGTTGTGGCCATAGACTTGTCCTCCATGCCACTCTACGTCCGGTTTCCTTCATGCATTGGGGCATTCGAGTCGCTTGTTCTGCTAAACTTAAGTGGGTGTGGGTTTACCGGTGAGCTTCCAGACACCCTGGGGAATTTGCAGCGTCTTCAGTACCTAGAACTGAATGATAACCAGCTTATTGGGAACCTGCCTGCCTCATTATATACCTTGAAGATGCTGAAAGAAATGGTGCTTGACAACAACTTATTACATGGACAACTGAGCCCTGCAATTGGTCAGTTGCAGCATCTCACCAAGCTGTCCATATCCGGGAATTCCATCTCCGGTGGCATTCCTACAGAGTTGGGCAGTCTGCAGAACCTAGAGTTCCTGGACCTTCACATGAACAGCCTAAATGGATCGATACCAGCAGCTTTTCGTAATCTGTCTCAGCTGTTGCATCTTGATCTAAGCCAGAATAACCTCAGTGGATTAATATTTTCTGGAATAAGCTCATTGGTGAACCTTATGTCACTTGATCTGTCCTCAAACAATTTTGTGGGGCCAATACCTAGGGAGATTGGTCAACTGGAAAACCTTCGACTGCTGATTTTGGGCCAAAATGCGTTCACCGCGACCATTCCAGAAGAAATTGGTAATCTGAAGCGGCTTCAAGTACTTCTGCTCCCTGAATGCAAGCTCACAGGCACCATCCCTTGGTCAATCAGCGGTCTTGTAAGCCTGGAGGAATTTGACATATCAGAGAACCACTTCGATGCTGAACTCCCAACATCAATCGGTCTGCTTGGCAATCTGACACAGCTGATTGCGAAGAATGCAGGGCTCCGGGGGAGCATACCGAAAGAACTAAGTAACTGCAAGAAGATTACTCTCATAAATCTGTCATTTAATGCCTTCACTGGCTCCATCCCTGAAGAACTTGCAGAACTGGAAACTGTTATCTCTTTTTTTGTGGAAGGGAACAAACTATCAGGCAATATTCCAGATTGGATAAGGAactg GAACTGGGCAAATGCAAGATCTATATCAGTGGGTCAAAACTTGTTCAGTGGACCTTTGCCATTGCTGCCATTGCAGCATCTGCTCAGTTTCTCTGCAGAAACCAACCGCCTCTCAGGTTCTGTCCCTGCTGAGATGTGTCAAGGCAACTCCCTGCAAACACTCATACTGCATGATAACAATCTGACTGGAAGTATCGAGGAAACTTTTAAAGGATGCACAAACCTCACCGAGCTGAACTTGCTAGGTAACCATCTTCATGGAGAGATACCAGGGTACCTGGCTGAGCTGCCTTTAGTTAGTCTGGAATTGTCCCTAAACAATTTCACAGGAATGCTGCCTGACAGGTTGTGGGAGTCATCAACTCTTTTGCAGATCTCTCTCAGCAATAATCAGATTACCGGCCAGATCCCAGATAGCATTGGTAGGCTGTCCAGCTTGCAGAGGTTGCAGATTGACAATAACTATTTGGAAGGACCCATACCACAGTCTGTCGGCTATCTACGAAATCTGACTATTCTGTCTCTGCATGGCAATGGGTTATCTGGGAACATTCCAATAGAACTCTTCAACTGCCGAAACCTTGCTACACTGGACCTGAGCTCTAATAATCTGACCGGGCACATCCCGAGGGCCATATCTAACTTGACATTGCTCAATAGCTTGATTTTGTCTTATAACCAGCTCTCTGGTGCTATTCCGGCTGAGATCTGTGTGGGGTTTGAAAATGAGGTTCACCCTGACTCGGAGTTTGTGCAGCATAACGGTCTTCTTGATCTGTCATACAACCGGTTGACTGGTCAGATTCCGGCAGCAATAAAGAAGTGTTCTATGCTGATGGTGCTAAACCTGCAAGGCAACTTGCTAAATGGCACCATTCCCTCAGAGTTTGGTGAGCTGACAAATCTTACAAGCATTAATCTGTCTTCTAATGGATTAGTTGGACCAATGCTTCCTTGGTCTGCACCATTGGTACAACTTCAAGGCCTTATTCTATCAAACAACCACCTAAATGGCACCATTCCTGTTGAGATAGGCCAAGTTCTTCCCAAAATTTCAATGCTAGACTTGTCCGGTAATGTACTTACCGGAAGTCTACCCCAGTCTTTGCTGTGCAACAAATATCTGAACCGCCTGGATGTCAGTAACAACAATCTCTCTGGGAAAATTTTATTCTTTTGTCCCATGGACGGAGAATCCTCAAGCTCACTGCTGTTCTTCAATTCAAGCAGTAACCATTTCTCAGGGACCCTAGATGAGTCTATCTCGAACTTCACACAACTGTCTTCTCTTGATATCCACAACAATAGCCTCACTGGAAGCTTACCATCAGCACTCTCTGATCTCAGCTTTTTGAACTATCTTGACCTCTCAAGCAATGATTTCTATGGTGTCATCCCTTGTGGTATTTGCAATATATTTGGCCTCACATTTGCCAACTTCTCTGGTAACCACATTGACATGTTCAGCTCATCAGATTGTGCAGCAGGAGGTGTTTGCTCCACTAATGGCACTGGTCGTAGGGTGGCTCATCCATCTCATCGAGTTCGAAGATTAGGGATCATTTGTATCCTTTCACTTGCTGTCATCATTGTGTTAGTACTTCTCGTGTTTTATCTGAGACACAAACTATCGAGGAACAGTTCATTGGTTATTGCGCCCGCTGGTAAGGCCAAGGCTACCGTTGAGCCAACCTCAAGTGATGAGCTCCTAGGAAGGAAGTCACGGGAACCTCTGAGTATCAATCTCGCAACTTTTCAGCATTCACTGTTGCGGGTCACCGCTGATGATATACTGCAAGCCACAAAGAATTTCAGCAAAGAACACATCATAGGCGATGGTGGCTTTGGCACTGTCTATAAGGCGGCACTCCCTGAAGGTCGGAGAGTCGCGATCAAGAGGCTTCATGGTGGCCATCAGTTCCAGGGTGACCGTGAATTCCTAGCTGAGATGGAGACCATTGGAAAGGTGAAGCATCCAAACCTTGTTCCCCTGCTTGGTTACTGTGTTTGTGGCGACGAACGGTTCCTGATCTACGAGTACATGGAGAATGGGAGCCTTGAGATATGGCTGAGGAACCGAGCAGATGCGGTTGAAGCACTTGGATGGCCAGACCGTCTCAAGATCTGCCTCGGGTCTGCCCATGGGCTTGCTTTCCTTCATGAAGGGTTTGTGCCTCATATCATCCACCGGGACATGAAATCAAGCAACATCTTGCTGGATGTAAACTTTGAGCCGAGGGTCTCTGATGGCCTCGCACGGATAATCAGCGCGTGCGAGACTCATGTCAGCACCGACATCGCCGGTACATTTGGATACATCCCCCCAGAGTACGGCCAGACAATGAAGTCCAGCACGAAAGGCGACGTGTACAGCTTCGGCGTCGTCATGCTGGAGCTGCTTACAGGACGGCCACCCACAGGGCAAGAAGACTTGGAAGGTGGTGGGAACCTTGTTGGCTGGGTACGATGGGTGATCGCTCGCGGAACGAGGAACGAGCTGTTTGATCCTTGCCTGCCAGTCTCAGGCGTGTGGCGGGAGCAGATGGTGCGCGTGCTCAGCATCGCCCTGGACTGCACAGCCGACGAGCCGTGGAAGAGGCCAAGCATGGTGGACGTGGTGAAGGGCCTCAAGATGACCCAGGCGATGGAGTGCGGACCTCTGGTGGTGACGGTGTCCAGGGGCGGCACGTAG